One window from the genome of Epinephelus fuscoguttatus linkage group LG3, E.fuscoguttatus.final_Chr_v1 encodes:
- the LOC125883898 gene encoding meteorin-like protein: MLRPWAAHWITAVLLCRAVAQYSSDQCSWRGSGLSHESHRRDVEQVYLRCSQGSLEWLYPTGAIIVNLRQNTEASSGHMAGLHVCVKPYTYSQGSHVYLEHNGDLRLLLAEKDQAQGSVHCFSLAEGALFVEAVPQTDISRRITAFQYELVPSQGPGAHMYPFLHPGLVTCKPCSDEEVLMAVCTSDFAGSGIFRSVASGTNDHSPVVVTLSRLFRQKSRVFAWGGARGRGWGGRISVPTQCNVYPGGDEYLLTGSIHFGEAWLGCAPRYKDFLKLYVAAQKVGTNPCEIDTD, translated from the exons ATGCTCCGGCCGTGGGCTGCGCACTGGATCACAGCTGTGCTCCTGTGTCGGGCGGTGGCACAGTACTCCAGCGACCAGTGCAGCTGGAGAGGAAG TGGTCTGAGCCATGAGTCTCATCGCAGGGATGTGGAGCAGGTCTACCTACGCTGCTCTCAGGGGTCTCTAGAGTGGCTCTACCCTACAGGAGCCATCATTGTCAACCTGCGGCAAAACACAGAGGCCTCATCCGGACACATGGCGGGTCTCCATGTGTGCGTCAAACCCTACACTTACTCCCAG GGTTCTCATGTGTATCTGGAGCATAACGGGGatctgaggctgctgctggcAGAGAAGGACCAGGCTCAGGGCTCAGTGCACTGTTTCAGCCTGGCAGAGGGAGCTCTCTTTGTGGAGGCCGTCCCTCAGACAGACATCAGCCGGAGGATCACAGCTTTCCAATACGAGCTGGTGCCCAGTCAGGGGCCCGGGGCACACATGTACCCATTCCTGCACCCTGGTTTAG TCACCTGTAAACCCTGCTCAGATGAAGAGGTCCTTATGGCTGTGTGCACCAGTGACTTTG CTGGTAGCGGCATCTTTCGAAGCGTGGCGTCAGGTACTAACGATCACTCCCCTGTTGTGGTGACTCTGAGTCGGCTGTTCCGTCAGAAGAGCAGGGTGTTTGCCTGGGGTGGAGCCAGAGGGCGGGGTTGGGGTGGACGCATCAGTGTTCCCACACAGTGCAATGTGTATCCTGGAGGGGATGAGTACCTTTTGACTGGCTCTATCCATTTTGGCGAAGCCTGGCTCGGCTGCGCGCCTCGCTACAAGGACTTCCTGAAGCTGTACGTCGCAGCACAGAAAGTGGGAACGAACCCCTGTGAAATAGACACGGACTGA
- the b3gntl1 gene encoding UDP-GlcNAc:betaGal beta-1,3-N-acetylglucosaminyltransferase-like protein 1 isoform X1, with protein MNPPKRLRTTEDEAGTPTGGQQEEEERRAVDVSIVMPMYNASCWLDECLQAILHQDFTGTMELSVFDDASTDESRKVLEGWRERLEARGITVTISGHDSVKPRGVGYAKNKAISQSCGQYLCFQDADDVMFPQRVHLQYEASLLHPNSLIGCKVQRVPEGSTERYTRWINTITEDQLITQVYTSHGPTVVMPTWFCSRSWYLKVGPFDEGGKGVPEDLLFFYQSLRQGGGVARVDQCLLVYRYHEKAATHSVTEETIWKLRVDFLQERVLSQWESFTIWNAGKQGRKLYRSLSPANQEKVKAFCDVDENKIQKGFYTYEESKKRPKPKIPVLHYKDASAPFIICVKLDMTGGVLEENLNSLQLKEGRDYYHFN; from the exons ATGAACCCACCAAAGCGACTCCGCACCACAGAAGATGAAGCAGGCACCCCGACAGGagggcagcaggaggaggaggagaggagagcagtggATGTG AGTATTGTCATGCCAATGTACAATGCATCCTGTTGGCTGGATGAATGTCTGCAGGCCATATTACACCAAGACTTCACTGGAACCATGGAGCTCTCTGTCTTTGACGATGCAAGCACC gatgagtCCAGGAAAGTGTTGGAGGGCTGGAGGGAGAGGCTGGAGGCGAGGGGCATCACAGTCACGATCTCTGGCCACGACTCTGTGAAACCCAGAGGAG TGGGATATGCAAAGAACAAGGCAATATCTCAGAGTTGTGGACAGTACTTGTGCTTTCAGGATGCG GATGATGTTATGTTTCCCCAAAGAGTTCACCTGCAGTACGAGGCGTCTCTCCTCCACCCAAACTCT CTGATTGGCTGTAAAGTCCAGAGGGTTCCTGAGGGATCTACTGAGCGTTACACTCGCTGGATCAACACAATCACTGAAGATCAGCTCATCACACAG GTGTACACGTCTCATGGGCCCACAGTCGTCATGCCAACATGGTTCTGCTCAAGGAGCTGGTACCTGAAGGTTGGACCGTTCGATGAAGGAGGCAAG GGAGTCCCGGAGGACTTGCTCTTCTTCTACCAGAGTCTTCGTCAGGGAGGGGGCGTGGCCAGGGTCGACCAGTGCCTGCTAGTGTACCGTTACCACGAGAAGGCCGCCACTCACTCTGTAACAGA GGAAACCATTTGGAAACTGCGAGTCGATTTCCTGCAGGAGAGAGTTCTCAGCCAATGGGAGAGCTTCACCATATGGAACGCCGGGAAACAGGGCCGGAAGCTCTACCGAAGCCTGAGTCCGGCTAATCAGGAGAAG GTGAAGGCTTTCTGTGATGTCGACGAGAACAAGATCCAGAAAGGCTTTTACACGTACGAGGAGTCCAAG AAAAGACCTAAGCCGAAAATCCCAGTGCTGCACTACAAAGACGCCTCCGCCCCCTTCATTATCTGTGTCAAACTG GACATGACAGGAGGCGTCCTGGAGGAAAACCTCAACTCTTTGCAGCTGAAGGAAGGAAGAGATTACTACCATTTTAACTGA
- the b3gntl1 gene encoding UDP-GlcNAc:betaGal beta-1,3-N-acetylglucosaminyltransferase-like protein 1 isoform X2 gives MPTWFCSRSWYLKVGPFDEGGKGVPEDLLFFYQSLRQGGGVARVDQCLLVYRYHEKAATHSVTEETIWKLRVDFLQERVLSQWESFTIWNAGKQGRKLYRSLSPANQEKVKAFCDVDENKIQKGFYTYEESKKRPKPKIPVLHYKDASAPFIICVKLDMTGGVLEENLNSLQLKEGRDYYHFN, from the exons ATGCCAACATGGTTCTGCTCAAGGAGCTGGTACCTGAAGGTTGGACCGTTCGATGAAGGAGGCAAG GGAGTCCCGGAGGACTTGCTCTTCTTCTACCAGAGTCTTCGTCAGGGAGGGGGCGTGGCCAGGGTCGACCAGTGCCTGCTAGTGTACCGTTACCACGAGAAGGCCGCCACTCACTCTGTAACAGA GGAAACCATTTGGAAACTGCGAGTCGATTTCCTGCAGGAGAGAGTTCTCAGCCAATGGGAGAGCTTCACCATATGGAACGCCGGGAAACAGGGCCGGAAGCTCTACCGAAGCCTGAGTCCGGCTAATCAGGAGAAG GTGAAGGCTTTCTGTGATGTCGACGAGAACAAGATCCAGAAAGGCTTTTACACGTACGAGGAGTCCAAG AAAAGACCTAAGCCGAAAATCCCAGTGCTGCACTACAAAGACGCCTCCGCCCCCTTCATTATCTGTGTCAAACTG GACATGACAGGAGGCGTCCTGGAGGAAAACCTCAACTCTTTGCAGCTGAAGGAAGGAAGAGATTACTACCATTTTAACTGA